The following are from one region of the Nostoc cf. commune SO-36 genome:
- a CDS encoding caspase, EACC1-associated type, whose protein sequence is MAKVALLIGVSEYEPGLNPLPASVKDVQAIAKVLQHPEMCGFAEADIHLLENPDPQRMHEAIETLFSDRRKEDLILLYFSGHGIKDESGKLYLATSLTRKNSQGRLVKATAVPANFIHNIMSDSRSKRQVVILDCCFSGAFAEGLSAKDDGSVDIHTQLGGEGRVILTSSTSTQYSFQQEGDNLSIYTRYVVEGIETGAADQDNDGVISIDELHEYAKKKVREAAPAMQPEIYAVKEGFKIRLAKAPIGDPKLRYRQEVELFASRGVISAIGRNTLDLKRQSLGLLPEEATIIETEVLKPYQEYQKRLQQYEQVLIAEIKKKYPLSDETRNELKSFQEALGLRNQDLEPILVRVAPKEVKKFVSNQSYTRNSKWAIATIVTGILLFAGFASWKWSIGYQEPQPLLTTSNSQDDGSQTTIKPESTQTKTTEPKPTQTKTTEPKPTQTKTTEPKPTQTKTTEPKPTQTKTTEPKPTQTETTEPKPTQTETTEPKPTQTETTEPKPPTPVIQQQDCLPYNPTNLQIVNEGVSGWLLTDGRSRMLILDNEADAKNALALAQRHTAHCFLGRNNTRPDRRSYIVNYWTGNSDINTTIQQPDCLSYNPANLKIVNEGDSGWLLTDGGSRMAILDNEADAKDTLVLGQQNTAQCFIGRNNTRSNRRSYIVSYWQK, encoded by the coding sequence ATGGCTAAGGTAGCACTACTAATAGGAGTCAGTGAGTATGAGCCTGGTCTTAACCCATTGCCAGCCTCAGTAAAAGATGTGCAAGCGATCGCTAAAGTTTTGCAGCATCCAGAAATGTGTGGATTTGCAGAAGCAGATATACACTTGCTGGAGAATCCTGATCCTCAGAGAATGCATGAAGCAATTGAAACATTGTTTAGCGATCGCCGCAAAGAAGACCTCATATTGCTTTACTTTTCGGGTCACGGTATTAAAGATGAAAGTGGCAAACTTTACTTAGCAACTAGCCTGACTCGCAAAAATTCTCAAGGGCGGCTCGTCAAGGCGACAGCAGTTCCAGCTAATTTTATTCATAATATTATGAGTGATAGCCGCAGTAAGCGACAAGTCGTAATTCTCGACTGTTGTTTTAGTGGCGCATTTGCAGAAGGCTTATCAGCTAAAGATGACGGTTCTGTAGATATTCATACTCAATTGGGAGGTGAAGGGCGAGTTATTCTCACCTCTTCTACTTCTACACAATATTCTTTCCAACAAGAGGGAGACAATCTCTCAATTTATACTCGTTATGTCGTCGAAGGTATTGAAACAGGAGCAGCAGATCAAGATAATGATGGTGTAATTTCCATAGATGAGCTGCATGAGTACGCCAAAAAGAAAGTTAGAGAAGCGGCTCCCGCCATGCAACCAGAAATCTATGCAGTTAAGGAAGGTTTCAAAATTCGTCTTGCTAAAGCACCTATTGGCGATCCTAAATTAAGATATCGCCAAGAAGTTGAGCTTTTTGCCAGTCGTGGTGTAATTTCTGCTATTGGACGCAATACCTTAGACTTGAAAAGGCAAAGTTTAGGATTGTTACCAGAAGAAGCAACCATTATTGAAACTGAGGTTCTCAAACCCTACCAAGAATACCAAAAAAGATTGCAGCAATACGAGCAAGTATTAATTGCGGAGATTAAAAAGAAATATCCTCTGAGTGACGAAACTCGTAACGAGTTGAAATCTTTTCAAGAAGCTTTAGGACTGAGAAATCAAGATTTAGAGCCAATTTTAGTCCGTGTTGCGCCCAAAGAAGTTAAAAAATTTGTGTCTAATCAAAGTTATACTCGCAATTCCAAGTGGGCGATCGCAACTATTGTTACAGGGATTCTTCTCTTTGCTGGTTTTGCTTCATGGAAATGGAGTATTGGTTATCAAGAACCTCAGCCTTTGCTGACAACTTCAAATTCTCAAGACGATGGAAGTCAAACAACAATAAAGCCAGAATCAACCCAAACTAAGACCACTGAACCCAAACCAACCCAAACTAAGACAACCGAACCCAAACCAACCCAAACTAAGACAACCGAACCCAAACCAACCCAAACTAAGACAACCGAACCCAAGCCAACCCAAACTAAGACAACCGAACCCAAGCCAACCCAAACTGAGACAACTGAACCCAAGCCAACCCAAACTGAGACAACTGAACCCAAGCCAACCCAAACTGAGACAACTGAACCCAAACCACCCACACCAGTTATTCAGCAACAAGACTGCTTACCTTATAATCCAACTAACCTTCAGATTGTGAATGAAGGTGTTAGTGGTTGGTTGTTAACCGATGGTCGCTCTCGAATGCTGATCTTGGATAATGAAGCAGATGCAAAGAACGCTCTAGCACTAGCTCAACGACATACAGCACACTGCTTTTTAGGTCGTAACAACACTCGCCCCGATCGTCGCAGCTACATAGTGAATTATTGGACAGGAAATTCAGATATTAATACTACAATCCAGCAACCAGACTGCTTATCCTATAATCCAGCTAATCTCAAGATTGTAAATGAAGGAGATAGTGGTTGGTTGTTGACTGATGGTGGCTCTCGAATGGCGATTTTGGATAATGAAGCAGATGCAAAAGATACTTTAGTACTCGGTCAACAAAACACAGCACAATGCTTTATCGGTCGAAACAACACTCGCTCTAATCGTCGCAGCTACATAGTGAGTTATTGGCAAAAATAA